ACAAAATGATAGCCCAAACCTCTTTGGGGCCAATAGCAGTCTGCCTTTGGCGCGCAACTCACTGTTTGTGATAGGGTCATTAGATTCCTAAGATCGATGGTCATGGCATTAAAATCTACATTATCACCAGGATATTGCCATAAATTTTTATCACCACCCTCTCCCCAGACTCCACTGCACGTACAGCCATCCGGATTTACCCAACTGCAGTCTGGCGCAAGGGTATTACAGTTTGATTGAGTACAACCATGTTCACTACCGCAGATATAGGTTTCCTTTCGCGAAGAAGTTGTGTTATCATTTTGTCCGTCCATCCTTATCCCGCCGTTAGAGTGTACTGGCCCATGCAATGTTTCATTTTCTCCAAACCAGGCATTGGAGTTGGTCAGAAAAGCATAGGTTGACAAGGACTGCTTGCCATATTTCACTCTTATTTTTCTCTTCACATCTGGATCATTGTCCATATAGCCCGTCGACTCTATTGTTACAGCGTTGGAACAATCAACTTCCGGTGCCGTTATATTCAATTCATATTTTCCCACAACATTGCCAAGATTATCTTTATAATCATGTATATATGGGCCCTCTTCTCCTGTCCCGTCCTGATAATCGCTCGGCGCGTGTATCAAATGCCATCTATAATAATTTACCCCAGCCTCCGCCGCCGCCAAGGCTTTTTGCCAATTTATTTTTTTTAACCCAAGTTTGTGTTGCGAAGAAATAATGCCCGCAATACCGATCGCCACTACTGTGAAAAGGGTAGTAAAAACCAAGGCCATTATCAACATGCCGCCCCTCTGGTTTTTTATGAGATTATTTTTTTGCATGGGGAGATGATTAGCAATAAACAATTAACAATTCGCAGTGGCCACATTATTTTTATTAATTGTCCGCTGTTTGTTATTATTATATCATATTTTTCTTTGTGTTATAATATTTATATAAATTAATATTATAAAAATATTATTATGGCCGCACAAAAAATTATTTTAGTTGTTGCGCCGAGCGGCTTTCAAGATGACGAGTATCGCCTCACCAGAGAAGAGTTGGAGCATGCGCATCACGATATTGTTGTCGCCAGTGTCAAGATTGATCAGGCCATAGGCAAGTTTGGCAGTAATATCAGTGTTGATTTGGCCCTTTCCGATCTCAACCTAGATGACTGCACAGCGCTGGTATTTATTGGCGGACCAGGCGCCGAGATTTATAAAACCGATCCCGTTGCTCTAGATTTAGTGAGCCGAGCAATGGCGAAAAATAAAATTTTAGGAGCTATTTGTATTGCCCCACTTATTTTTGCCCACGCCGGTATTCTTGATGGCAAAAAAGCCACTGTCTGGACTGATGAAGGCGTCAATTCAACAGCTAGAGAATTAGAGCAATTTGGCGCGATATATACTGGCGAAGCCGTGGCTATTGATGGACAAATTATTACTGCCGACGGCCCTTCGTCTGCCTCAGCTTTTGGCCGGGCCATTGTCAAAGCCCTGGCCGTCATATAATTGATATAAAAAATAAAACCGCCAGATAGACATTTTGACCCAGTTTTTCTAGCGGTTTTTGGTTCCCAAAACAGTCTTGGGGTTTAAAGAATCCACTCATCTGCTTGCGCGAGATGTGGATATTTTTTTTTCAGCTCTTCGGCGCCGTTTTCTCCGCCCTCATTTTTGGGCAATATTTTTTTGGGCGCAGTAATAGCGGCAATACAAAGCATGAGCGCGAGGTTACTTGCAGTCGTGGCTACTTTTGCGATTTCATTTGCAGTACTCATAATAAGCCTCTCTCGTTTTTATTTGGGGTTTTATTTTAGTAGAGCCGACAGGATTTGAACCTGCGTGATCCTGAATGTTTGTCAGGTGCCTAGCCGCTCAGCCACAGCTCTGGTAGTTGTTGGTGGATAGGGGTAAAACTAAAAAAGAAAGAACCCAGACTGAGCATAGAACCTAGTCCAAAAGGAAATCATTTTGTAGTTTTTAGTATGGCATTGCTTCTGGCGGGGTTTTTATACCCTGGTCATTTTTTAGGGTGGACTCCTGATTTTTGAGGATAGCTCTAGACAAAAAGGCAATATTCACCATTTTCTTCGCCATCTTGTTTCCCTGGTCTTATAACTGGCAACAATAAAAATGACATTTGAGCCGGTCTTGCCTCTTGGGCTAGAATGGCGACATATTTTTCCACATTGGCAAGCTCTCTCCTGAGCTCCTTAGCCGCTTGTGGTTGTTGCCCACGACGATGATTTCCTAGCACTCGAAGATAACTAAGGCGCAGCTCGTTGAGTCTTAATTTTAAAGCACTAAGAGCGGTTAGGTCAGACCACATAAGGCCTCCTTTGTTTTTTTGTTAATTTTTGTTTTTGGGCCAATACCTTAATATAAAGCTTTTTCTCGGCCCAGTTATGGATTTTTGTTTTTAATTTTTATAGCTGTTCGTGGTTGACGAAACAAAAAATCGGACCTTTTTATTGCCCGATTTTAGGTTATAATTAAAGCTTCTCTAACCCAAAAATCAGGCCAGTCCGATCAACAAAATAATAGCAATAATCAAACCAAAGATATTGGTGCTCATGAGGATGTTGATTTGTTTTGCTATCTTATTCATAGATTGTAGTTTTATTATACTAAATTTTTATAATTGGTCAAGCAAATATTTTTTTAGCTAAAATAAGCAATGTTTTTAAATTTTGAATTAAAAATTAAAATTATTATATTTTTATCCACAGTTAGCCAAAGTTGACTTTCGCGAAAAGTTATTCTACAATAACAAGCACATATGAATACAAAATTATCCAACCATATCAGCTGGAATTTGGCCATCATTAAGAAGGTCTATTTTGACATGGCTTATTTCCGGGGATAATTACGTTCGAATTAATACAAAAATCACAATCCCCGGTCACAAAGCCGGGGATTTAAAATTTAAAAATCAAAAAATAAACTGGAGGGAGGTGAAGCTTATGCCATATCATTTTTATCGCGGCTATGATGATTGCGATCCGCCAACCGAATGAGCTTTTATCAAATTGGATTATTTAAACCGGAGGTATGGATGTGCAAGATTTCGTATCGTAGGACCAAGCGCAGTAGAAGCGAGCATCGTGGCAACCCAAGAGGCAAAAAACGCCAGCGCAAGCGAGCCAAAAATGATTATTCACTCGCTCGACGGGAAGAAGCCTCACGGTTAGCGGTTCAAAAACAAAAAAGGAAAAAAAATGGGCACAAATGATTTATCCGAACTTGGCAATACTTCTAGACTAGGCGCACTCGGGCAGGAAAAGATTGTCGAAGAAAAAAGAGCTGACACAGTATCAACCTCTGCAGATCATGTTGGGTCAGAGCTGGGCGACCCAACCAGCTTGCCATTTGCTATCAATCCGCTTCGTCGTGACCATCGAGGCCACCGGAGGGGGCTTTTCTAAAAAGGGGAGATCAATTTTCGAGGAGCCGGTTTTTATAACCAGCTCCTTTTTTATTTTATTTATAAAATGTTATAATCAATTTATATGAAAGTCCCTCCACTCATAAAAAAAATTGAATCAGCTGGATTACTTGGTCGCGGTTGTGGTACTTTTCCTTCCTATCAAAAATGGCTGGCGGTTTTGAATGCGCCAGGCAGAGAAAAATATATTGTGGCCAACTGTTCTGAATCTGAGCCTGGCATTTTTAAAGATGAATTTATTTTAGACCGCTATCCAGAGCGCCTGATTGATGGCATTCTTCTCGCCATGAAAGCTCTTGGAGCCAAAAAGGGTTTTATTTATCTCAATCCCAAATATTATCAAAAGTTCCGCAAAAAATTGATGCTATTCATCGGCGCCAATAATATCGAACTTTTCGCCAAGCCAGCCGCTGATTATATTGGCGGCGAAGAAACCGCCGCCCTAAACTTGATGGAGGGTGCTCGTGAAGAAGCGCGTCTGCGTCCTCCCTATGTCACCGCCGCTGGTCTTTTCGGTCGGCCCACACTAGTGAATAATTGTGAAACTTTTTATGACGTTTCTTTGATAAATGAAGGTTTGTACCAACATGAAAGATTTTTTTGTATCAGCGGCGATGAATTTCCGAGAAACGTTTATTCTTTCCCCGAAAAATTCACTGTCAAAGAAGCACTTTTAAAAAGTGGCCATTATCCCAGATTTCCGTTTTTTGTTCAGCTCGGAGGTGCTATGGCTGGAGCTTGTCTACGTGATAACCAACTTGATATCCCCATTCAGCATTATTCTGGCCTGATCATCCACCGCCTGGATACCGATGAGAAAAAATTGTTTGACTACTGGCTGTCATTTTTCATGCGCGAATCCTGCGGCAAGTGCGTGCCTTGCCGGGAAGGGACTTATCGGCTTTATGAGTTATTCCAAAAAGATGAAGTCGGCAGCCAATTATTTTGGGACATTATCAATTCCATGCAAAAAACCACCATTTGCTCCCTTGGTAAATTTGCGCCCACGGCAATTGCTAGTTATCTAAACAACATCAAAAGATTAAAAAGTAATTAATCTCCATGCCAGCCAACTCTATACTTATCAATAATAAAAATTACTCATTCCGACCGGGCCAGACCATCCTAGATGTCTGTTTGGATAATAATATTTTTATCCCCGCTCTCTGCAAACATCCAGATTTGTCTATTCAGGGCAAATGTCGAGTTTGTTTGGTGGAAATTAAAGGTAGGGGACTAGCCACTTCGTGCTCTACCCCAGCTGAGAATGGCATGGTTATTAATACTAATAGCGAAGAAGTCGCCAAAGCTAGGCAGACCAACCTAGAGATGATCTATGCCGAGCACATAGAAAAATGTGGCAGCTGTATTCAGGAGCACAATTGCGCCTTGAAAAGATATGCGGCTCGCTTCGGTTTGAGCCTGACGCGCTTTCATGACAGAAAATCATCAAGTCCTATCTGGCAGCTCGGTGCTTTTTCCTCATCCGAGATCAAAAAAAGGCGCCAGCTTATTGATAAAAATTTTAAAGGAAAAAAAGAAAAAACTTTTCGGCAAAATCAGCTCGAAACGCAAAGTTCCGGCTTTGTCGAATTTGATAGTACCAAATGTATTGATTGCGGTATCTGCACCGAAGTCTGCCGTGACAAGCAGACAGTTGATTTTTATGAAACTGTTGGCAAGGGATACCAGACGCAAACCAAACCGACTGATGATGAATCCAAAGATTGTGTTTATTGCGGTCAATGTATTGTCCACTGCCCTGTCGGAGCTATTCAGGGCGTGCCTCATTGGCCAAAAGTGGAGGAATTATTAAAAAATAAAAAAAAGCATGGTAAATTAATTGTTGGCCAAATTGCCCCTTCCATCCGTGTTAGTATTGGAGAGGAATTTGGTCTACCTTATGGCCAAGTAGTCACCGGTCAGTTGTCTGCCAGCCTGAAAAAACTAGGTTTTGATGCCGCCTTTGACGTGACCGTTGGCGCTGATTTTACCACTTACGAAGAAGCACGCGAATTACTCCATTGGTTGGGAAAAGGCAAACCTCGCCCCATGATTACTTCTTGTTGTCCCGGCTGGGTGAAATTCTGTGAATTTTATTTTCCTGAATTTGTTTCTCATTTGACCAGCACTCGTTCCCCCGAAATAATTTCCGGCGTTTTGGCCAAAACCCATTGGGCCAAAATAAAGAAAGTAAAACCCGAGGACATTATCGTCGTTTCTATTATGCCCTGCACAGCCAAAAAGCAGGAAATCGGTCTTTTGCGCCACCGACTGCCAAATGGCCTGCCCGCTGTTGACTATATTCTGACTACGCGCGAATACGCCTATCTTTTAAAGCGCAAAAAAATTGATTTTCCAAGTCTTCCATCTCGGCCCATGGACAATCCCTTGGGTGTTTCCTCGGGCGCTGGTGTTATTTATGGCGCTTCTGGTGGCGTCATGGAGTCAGCTCTACGCACTGCCGAATATTTTCTAAGTCTGAAAAAATCTGGTCGCGAACTACAAGAAATAATTCTTGGGACCAAGGGCCAGTGCCGCAATCTCAAAACCCCGCTAAATTCAAAAAGGATTGAATTTAAAGATGTCCGCGGTGATCAGGGCATCAAAGAAGCAGCCGTAAATCTGGCTGGCACGAAATTAAAAGTCGCCGTGGTCAATGGCCTAGGTAATGCTCGCCGTATTTTAGAATCTATCCGCGACAAAAAAGCCAAATACGATTACATTGAAATCATGGCCTGCCCCGGCGGCTGTATTGGCGGAGGCGGCCAGCCAGTACCAGTTTCCGCCGCCATCAGGAAAAAAAGAGCCGCCGCTCTTTATGAAGTCGACCGCCAATTGCCAGTTCACTCTGCTCACACCAATGAGCTTTTACTCAAAACTTATTGTAGTTATTTTCAGGGCGATGAAAAATTAATTGAAGAACTCCTGCATTGCCGTTATGAAATTAATCCTCGTTCCGGTTACCAAGTAGCCAAAAGTTAGTCTGGCCATAAAGCCCGCTTTCTAGCGGGTTTTTTTAAATAGGTCTTTTATGCTAAAATAAATAAGTAAATGATTATCAAATAAATCGTTTGTTTTATGGACAAAAATTTAAAATTGGAAGTTCTCAAACAGATTTCCGCGCTCGCTTCAGCTGGTTTTGGTCTGGTAGCGGCTTTGGCTTGGAATGAAGCGATTCAAAAATTGTTTGAGGCCATCTTTGGCAAGCAGTCCAATTTAATTGCTATGTTTGCCTATGCCGTTTTTATTACCATTATCGTCGTAGTGATCTCTATGCAGCTCGGCAAAATGACCAACCGTCTGACCAAAGACAACGGGCAAAAATAAAATTAGCTGTTTTATAATTAACCTGTTATGAAATTAAAAAATTTTTCTGCTCTCAAAAATATTCAGGGCAAGCGTATTTTGGTGCGTTGTGATTTTGATGTGCCCCTTAAGAATGGGAAAATAATTGACGACAGCCGGCTAAGAGCATGTTTGCCGACAATTAAATTTTTACTCAAAAAAAGCGCAAAAGTTATTTTAATTGGCCACCTTGGGCGACCGCAGGGTAAATTTTCACCAGAACTAAGTTTGGTGCCAGTGCAAAAACACCTAGAAAAACTGTTAAAGCAAAAAATTACTTTTATTCCCATCGAGCGTTATGTTGGCGAAGCGGCCAAGAAAAAAGTTAGACAGCTAAAAACTGGCCAGCTCGCCATGCTGGAGAATCTGCGTTTCTCTGATCGCGAAGAACTAAATTGCCGTCGTTTTGCCAAGTCATTGGCCGGCTTAGCCGATATTTATATTAATGAAGCTTTCGCTGTCAGCCATCGTGCGGCCTCCTCCGTCTCCGCCATCAGGGAATATCTGCCGGTCTATTCCGGCTTACACTTGGACGAGGAGATTGAAAAATTATCCATTACTCTTAAAAAACCAACTCATCCTCTAACTTTGATTATTGGCGGGGCCAAGATTGAGACCAAATTGCCAGTAATCAAACAATTTATTGATAAGGCTGAGCATATTCTGATCGGCGGCGCTGTGGCTAATGATTTTTTCAAAGGGCTTGGCTATGAAGTCGGCACTTCTCTTATTGACGAAGAATATATCAAAGATGCCAACACTATTCTGGAAAAAATTGCTCATTCCCAAACAAAATTGATCCTGCCGCTAGATATTAAAGTCGCCAATGGTAAAAAGGCAATCACGAGAGAGCCACACGCTGTTTTGTCTGATGAAATGATTTTAGACATTGGTCCGAAGACCACCAAACTTTATCAAGATATTATTCGCCAATCCAAAATGATTATCTGGAATGGGCCTATGGGCAAATTTGAAGATCCGCGATTTGCCTCAGGCACCAGGCTGATTACCGAGGGTGTTTTAAAATCGAACGCCAAATCTCTGATTGGTGGCGGCGAAACTGGAGAGATTTTCAAAAATAAAAAATTACCACAGCATATTTTTATTTCAGTCGGCGGCGGCGCCATGCTCGATTTTTTGGCCGGCAAAAAATTACCCGGTTTAAATTAAATATTATGGATTCTCAAATTAAGAAAATATTAGCTCGGGAAATTTTGGATTCCCGTGGCGATCCCACCATTGAAGTATCTGTTACTTTGGAAAATGGCCTTACTCGCGTTGCCTCTGTACCATCTGGCGCTTCGACTGGCATTCACGAGGCAGTGGAATTGCGCGATGGTGACAAAAAGCGTTACGGTGGCAAAGGTGTCCTCCGAGCTGTCAAAAATGTCAACGAAAAAATCAATAAATTTCTGACTGGCTTTGACGTGCTCGACCAAGAGAAGATTGATCAGAAAATGATTGATATGGACGGCAGTGCCAATAAAGAAAATCTGGGTGCTAATGCCATGCTTGGAGTCTCCCTCTCCATAGCCAGAACCGCCGCCACTTTCAAAAATATTCCTCTTTATCAATATTTGCGCCATGTTTTCAATCTTAAAAATCGGCCTAGCTTGCCCATCCCACTGTTTAATGTCTTTAATGGTGGCAAACATGCCGATACCAATTTAGACTTTCAGGAGTTTCATATTATCCCCATAATGAATACCAGCTTCAAAGAGCGCTTGCGCAGCGGTTCGGAAATTTTTCATGCTATGGCGGCCGTTTTGAAAAATTACGGGCTAGATATAGATGTGGGCAACGAGGGTGGTTATGCTCCAAACATTGATTCTTCGGTCAAGGCGGTTGAATATATTATGGAGAGTATTGATCAGGCCGGCTACAAAGCTGGTAAAGAAGTAGTTTTGGGCATGGATGCCGGCGCCTCGAGTTTTTACCTGCCCAAAGAACGTCTTTATAACTTTAGTTTGGATGAGTCATTTCTAGAATCCGACCAGCTTATTTATCTTTACCATGAGTGGTTTAAAAAATACCCATTTATTTTAATTGAGGACCCATTGGCCGAAGACGACTGGCACGCTTGGCAAAAAATGACCAAGGAATTCTCGGGATTAAAGCTCACCATACATAACTACCGCCTTGATGACAAAAAATTTATCAAATTACATGAAAAAAATCTTCGCCCGATCATTGTTGGTGATGATTTATTTACTACCAATACTGGGCGTCTTGGGGAGGGGATAAAGCTAGGCGTGGCCAATGCCGTGATCGTCAAACCCAATCAAATCGGCACCCTAACTGAAACAATTAAGTTTGCTCGTTTGGCCCAAAACAACGATTATCAGCTGGTAGTTTCTCATCGTTCCGGAGAGACATTTGATGATTTTATAGCTGATTTATCTGTGGCCCTCGGCGCCGAATTTATAAAGGCGGGCGCTCCTTCGCGAGGCGAGCGTGTTACCAAATACAACCGTTTATTAAAGATTGAAGAAGAACTAACCTAGTTTATGGCTTCAAAAATTATCAAAAACCAATATTTTCCAGCCGCCCTCGTTATCCTTGATGGTTATGGCTTGGCGCCCTCTGGCGCAGGCAACGCTGTCCGGCTGGCGAATACGCCTTTTTTGAATAAAATATTTTCCAGTTATCCCTACACAGAATTGCGCGCTGCCGGCGAGTCGGTCGGTTTATTCCCCGGCGCCACTGGCAATTCTGAAGCTGGACACTTGAATTTGGGAGCCGGTCGAGTTGTCTGGCAGGACTTAGTTTCTATTTCTCATTCTATCGAAGATGGTACTTTTTTCAAAAACGCCGCTTTTCTTGAAGCTATCAAACACACAAAAAAAAATAGATCCAACCTGCACATTATGGGTCTCTTGACCGGCAAGAATTCCGCCCATGCCTACCCCGATCACCTAGATGCGCTTATTCGACTGACTCGTGAGCAGGGGGTTAAAAAAGTTTATTTTCATCTTTTTACTGACGGCCGCGACGCTGATAAATATGAAAGCTACAATTTACTGAAAAATATTTTGGCCAAATTAGATTCTAGTAAAGAATTAGTAGCCACCATAATGGGTCGTTTTTATGGTATGGACAGAAAAAAGGAATGGAAGAGGACAGAGTTGGCCTACAACTGCCTGATTGATGGTGGAGCTCGCCAGTGTGAAGGGCCACTTCGTGCCATTGAAGAGGCTTATTCCCGGGGAGAATCAGACGAATTTATCAGCCCAACTATTATCACCCAAAAAGGCAGACCGCTGCCAAGGATAGACGACAATGATTCGGTAATATTTTTTAATGCTCGCTCGGACCGCGCGCGCCAGCTGACAAAGGCATTTGCCCAAAAAAAATTTAATGATGATAATCTTGGCTCTTTTAAGCGCAAAAAGGTTATTAAAAATCTTATTTTTATTGCCATGACGGACTTTGGGCCTGATTTGCCTGGTATCTTGACCGCCTTTCCTTCACCCGATGTCAAAAATACACTACCGATGACCTTAAGGCATCTGCGCCAGCTCTATATCGCCGAAACTGACAAATATGGGCATATGACATATTTTTTTAACGGCGGTTATGCCTCTCCAGTCGGCGGCGAGAATAGGATATTGATTAATTCTCCAGCCGTGGATTCTTATGACCAGACACCAGAGATGTCTGTCGGCGAAATTACCAGTGTAGTTATAAAAAGTGTGGAGAAAAAGATTTATGATTTTTTTGGTATAAATTTTGCCAATCCCGATATGCTTGGCCACACCGGCAATCTGAGCGCCACTATCAAGGGCATTGAATTTATGGACAAATGTGTTAAAAAAATAACAGAGACTCTGGTTTATAAAAACAACGGTCTGTTGTTTTTGGTGGCTGACCATGGTAACGCCGAAGAAATGATTGATATCAAAACCGGCAAGGTTGATACCAAACATTCTGTCAATCCAGTGCCGTTTTGTATTGTCGGGCCCAAGAAGAGAATCAGTTTTATCAAAAAATTAAGGCCCGGCGGCGCCCTATCAGATGTCGCTCCGACTATTCTTTTCTTATTAAAGCAAGACAAGCCAGGTGATATGACTGGCAAAAATTTAGTAGTTTCTTGATTTATGAATATCGTTATCTTCGCTGGCGGGATTGGTACGCGCCTCTGGCCTCTTTCTCGGGCCAATTCTCCAAAACAATTCGATGCTATCTGGGGTGGTAAATCGACCCTGCGTCTGGCAGTGGAGCGCCTACGGCCGACTTTTTCGTGGCAAAATATTTTTATTCAAACTGTCTCGAATTTCCGCTCGGCCGTTGCCGCGCAGATACCCGAATTGCCAGCCAAAAATATTTTTATCGAGCCTGACAGGAGAAATGTCGGTCCAGCGGTTTGTCTCGCTATGTCTCGGCTCCGGCAGTTGGGACAAAATGGACCAGTCGCCATTGTCTGGGCTGATCATTTGGTAAAAAACCCAAACGAGTTTATAAAAAATTTAAAAATAGGGGAAAAACTTATTTTAGAACAACCCAATCGTTTTGTCTTTCTGGCCGAGAAGCCGCGCTTTGCCAATAACAATCTTGGCTGGTTAAGGGCCGGCAAAAAAATGGGTCAGCTTTCCGGGGTCAATTATTTTAGTTTTTTGGGCTGGCAATATCGGCCTGACCAAAAAACCTGTGACCAATTTTTCCGCTCCAGCGATTATTATTGGAATCCCGGCTATTTTATCAGTTCAGTAGATTTTATCTTGTCAGAATATCAGAAATTGGCTCCTAAGATTTATTCCCCAGTTCAAAAAACCCTCTCCGCCAAGAACGTTAGGCAGGTCTTTGAATTTTACAGCCAGGCGCCCAAGATTTCTTTTGATAATTGTTTGATAGAAAAAACAGATTTGCGTGACGCCATCGTGCTGAAAACCGATATGGGCTGGAGCGACCCCGGCACTCTTTATGCGCTCAAAGAAGCCCTGCAAAAAAAGACCACCGACAATGTTATTTCCGGGGCTGTTTTCAATCTTAACACCGAGGATTCCCTAGTGTACAACCTAGAAAAAGGCAAGCTTGTTGCCACCGTTGGTCTCCATGGTATGGTGGTTGTCAATACCAAAGATGCTGTTATCGTTGTCCCCAAGGATAAAGTAAAAGAAGTGACCGAACTGGTCGAGGCCCTGAGCCGCGACGGCTACAAAAAATATCTTTAAATTTTTATGAAAAAAATCATTTTTTATTTTATTATTTTCGTTATCATCGCTGGTTTATTTTTGAGTGGCTGGTTTATTTTTGAAATATTAAATCCCACCAAAGCTGAATCAACCTCTGTTTTTGTTATCCAGCCGGGGGATGGGGTCAATCAGATCAGCTACAATCTAAAAAAACAGGGTGTTATAGACAATTCTTTTGTTTTTGAGACCTATGCTTATCTCAAAGACATTGAGGGCGGTTTTCTGGCCGGGGAATATTCTTTACCTTCCATCATCAACATCAAAAGGTTAGTCGATATTTTGACTACTGGTGAGGCAGTCAATGATTGGGAGCTAAAGGTGATTGAGGGCTACACTATTAAAGATATTGACGAGACTCTTTCCTCTCTCGGCAAATTTAAAAGTGGTGATCTTATTTTGGCAGTGAAAAATATCAACCAAGACTTTCTTTCCACTTATGGTTTTTTGTCAGACAAACCACCAGCGGCTAGCCTAGAGGGTTTTCTCTTCCCAGATACCTATCGTTTTTTTAATTATGCCACCCTGGAAGATGTTATTAGAAAATTACTCAATAATTTTGACAAAAAATTGAGTGAAGAATTACGCACCGAGATAAAAAATCAAGAAAGAAGCGTTTTTGAGGTTATCACCATGGCCTCGATCATTGAAAGGGAAGTTGCTACCGAGAATGATCGCCCCATTGTCGCTGGTATATTTTGGAAAAGGTTGGAATCTGGCATGCCCCTGCAAGCTGACTCCACAGTCAACTATATAACTGGCAAAAATACGCCCGCTGTTTCCGGAGTAGATCTAAAAATTGATTCTCCTTACAATACCTATCTCTATCCCAGCCTGCCACCCGGGCCGATTTGCAATCCCGGGCTTTCGGCTATCAAAGCCGCTATTTATCCCGAGGAATCAGAATATTGGTTTTTTCTTACAGACAAAAATGGCAACGTCCACTATGCCAAAGATTTTGAGGAGCACAAGGCCAACAAAGCCAAATATTTATCCGACTAATTATCCGCTTGACGGCAGAAAGGCATTATAGTATTTTATATTCATGTCCCCTTAAGCAGTAAGCGGCCAATCGCCGCTTTCTCCGCAAGGAGCGTTTTAACGGGCTGCCCCCAAGCCGTTCTGTTATCAAAAAGAACCGCTTAGGGGCTCTTTTTTATTTGACAAGTTTTTCAGCTTTTGCTATAGTATTTTTAACAATCAATTTTGCCATAGACAGCAGGCACCGGCCTATTAGGCCCCTAAGTCCTGCCGAGGTAAATATCTAGCCGATTTCGGTCTATATTTTACTCTGTGGC
This window of the Candidatus Kuenenbacteria bacterium genome carries:
- a CDS encoding 2Fe-2S iron-sulfur cluster binding domain-containing protein, which codes for MPANSILINNKNYSFRPGQTILDVCLDNNIFIPALCKHPDLSIQGKCRVCLVEIKGRGLATSCSTPAENGMVINTNSEEVAKARQTNLEMIYAEHIEKCGSCIQEHNCALKRYAARFGLSLTRFHDRKSSSPIWQLGAFSSSEIKKRRQLIDKNFKGKKEKTFRQNQLETQSSGFVEFDSTKCIDCGICTEVCRDKQTVDFYETVGKGYQTQTKPTDDESKDCVYCGQCIVHCPVGAIQGVPHWPKVEELLKNKKKHGKLIVGQIAPSIRVSIGEEFGLPYGQVVTGQLSASLKKLGFDAAFDVTVGADFTTYEEARELLHWLGKGKPRPMITSCCPGWVKFCEFYFPEFVSHLTSTRSPEIISGVLAKTHWAKIKKVKPEDIIVVSIMPCTAKKQEIGLLRHRLPNGLPAVDYILTTREYAYLLKRKKIDFPSLPSRPMDNPLGVSSGAGVIYGASGGVMESALRTAEYFLSLKKSGRELQEIILGTKGQCRNLKTPLNSKRIEFKDVRGDQGIKEAAVNLAGTKLKVAVVNGLGNARRILESIRDKKAKYDYIEIMACPGGCIGGGGQPVPVSAAIRKKRAAALYEVDRQLPVHSAHTNELLLKTYCSYFQGDEKLIEELLHCRYEINPRSGYQVAKS
- a CDS encoding phosphoglycerate kinase, which translates into the protein MKLKNFSALKNIQGKRILVRCDFDVPLKNGKIIDDSRLRACLPTIKFLLKKSAKVILIGHLGRPQGKFSPELSLVPVQKHLEKLLKQKITFIPIERYVGEAAKKKVRQLKTGQLAMLENLRFSDREELNCRRFAKSLAGLADIYINEAFAVSHRAASSVSAIREYLPVYSGLHLDEEIEKLSITLKKPTHPLTLIIGGAKIETKLPVIKQFIDKAEHILIGGAVANDFFKGLGYEVGTSLIDEEYIKDANTILEKIAHSQTKLILPLDIKVANGKKAITREPHAVLSDEMILDIGPKTTKLYQDIIRQSKMIIWNGPMGKFEDPRFASGTRLITEGVLKSNAKSLIGGGETGEIFKNKKLPQHIFISVGGGAMLDFLAGKKLPGLN
- the eno gene encoding phosphopyruvate hydratase, producing the protein MDSQIKKILAREILDSRGDPTIEVSVTLENGLTRVASVPSGASTGIHEAVELRDGDKKRYGGKGVLRAVKNVNEKINKFLTGFDVLDQEKIDQKMIDMDGSANKENLGANAMLGVSLSIARTAATFKNIPLYQYLRHVFNLKNRPSLPIPLFNVFNGGKHADTNLDFQEFHIIPIMNTSFKERLRSGSEIFHAMAAVLKNYGLDIDVGNEGGYAPNIDSSVKAVEYIMESIDQAGYKAGKEVVLGMDAGASSFYLPKERLYNFSLDESFLESDQLIYLYHEWFKKYPFILIEDPLAEDDWHAWQKMTKEFSGLKLTIHNYRLDDKKFIKLHEKNLRPIIVGDDLFTTNTGRLGEGIKLGVANAVIVKPNQIGTLTETIKFARLAQNNDYQLVVSHRSGETFDDFIADLSVALGAEFIKAGAPSRGERVTKYNRLLKIEEELT
- a CDS encoding 2,3-bisphosphoglycerate-independent phosphoglycerate mutase, with amino-acid sequence MASKIIKNQYFPAALVILDGYGLAPSGAGNAVRLANTPFLNKIFSSYPYTELRAAGESVGLFPGATGNSEAGHLNLGAGRVVWQDLVSISHSIEDGTFFKNAAFLEAIKHTKKNRSNLHIMGLLTGKNSAHAYPDHLDALIRLTREQGVKKVYFHLFTDGRDADKYESYNLLKNILAKLDSSKELVATIMGRFYGMDRKKEWKRTELAYNCLIDGGARQCEGPLRAIEEAYSRGESDEFISPTIITQKGRPLPRIDDNDSVIFFNARSDRARQLTKAFAQKKFNDDNLGSFKRKKVIKNLIFIAMTDFGPDLPGILTAFPSPDVKNTLPMTLRHLRQLYIAETDKYGHMTYFFNGGYASPVGGENRILINSPAVDSYDQTPEMSVGEITSVVIKSVEKKIYDFFGINFANPDMLGHTGNLSATIKGIEFMDKCVKKITETLVYKNNGLLFLVADHGNAEEMIDIKTGKVDTKHSVNPVPFCIVGPKKRISFIKKLRPGGALSDVAPTILFLLKQDKPGDMTGKNLVVS
- a CDS encoding mannose-1-phosphate guanylyltransferase, with translation MNIVIFAGGIGTRLWPLSRANSPKQFDAIWGGKSTLRLAVERLRPTFSWQNIFIQTVSNFRSAVAAQIPELPAKNIFIEPDRRNVGPAVCLAMSRLRQLGQNGPVAIVWADHLVKNPNEFIKNLKIGEKLILEQPNRFVFLAEKPRFANNNLGWLRAGKKMGQLSGVNYFSFLGWQYRPDQKTCDQFFRSSDYYWNPGYFISSVDFILSEYQKLAPKIYSPVQKTLSAKNVRQVFEFYSQAPKISFDNCLIEKTDLRDAIVLKTDMGWSDPGTLYALKEALQKKTTDNVISGAVFNLNTEDSLVYNLEKGKLVATVGLHGMVVVNTKDAVIVVPKDKVKEVTELVEALSRDGYKKYL